GCAGGATTTGCCGGTTTTGCTCAACTTTACGCCGTCGCTGGTCAGTACCAGTGATGCTGGCGGCGGTGTGGGATACACCGGCATCAGGATAAGGGGTTCGGACGCCACCAGGATCAACGTTACGGTTAACGGCATTCCTTATAACGACGCAGAAAGCCAGGGTGTGTACTGGGTTAACATGCCCGATTTTGCCTCTTCCGTCAGCAGTATCCAGATACAACGGGGCGTAGGAACGTCTACCAACGGAGCCGGAGCTTTTGGCGCAAGCGTGAATGTGAACACAAATACATTCCGCCAGGAGGCATACGCCGAACTGAATAACGCGTATGGTTCTTTTAATACCTTCAAAAATACCCTTAAACTAGGCACCGGGCTGATCAAGGATCAATTCACCTTCGATGCCCGGCTGTCACGGATTTCATCTGATGGATTCGTGGACAGGGCGACGTCTGAACTGCATTCCTATTATTTATCGGGGGGGTATTTTGGCAAGAAAAGTTTTGTAAGAGTCAACGTTTTCAGCGGAAAGGAAAGAACATACCAGTCCTGGAACGGAACACCAGAGGCCAAATTACGGGGCGACCGGGCTGGTATCCTCGCCTATATCGACCGAAACGGTGTGGGTGAAAAGGATGCAGAAAACCTGCTGAATGCTAATAACCGTACCTATAATTATTATACCTACAAAAATGAGGTGGATAACTACCGCCAGGATCATTACCAGGTGGTATCTTCCCATGCTTTAGGTAACAATCTTACTTTCAATCTGAACGCTTTCCTGGTGCGTGGACTTGGGTATTACGAACAATACAGGAGCCAGGATAAATACAGCAATTACAACCTGCCTGATGTAGTCATTGGCGGGGATACCCTTTCCAGAACGGATTTTATCCGCAGAAGGTGGCTGGACAACTACTTTTACGGGACCACGTTTTCACTGGACTACAACTCTTATAAAAAGCTGACCGCAAGCTTTGGTGGAGGGTGGAACCAGTACGATGGTGAACATTACGGGCAGGTCATCTGGGCGCGGAATGCAGGAAATATTGGTAGTGAGCATCAGTATTACTATAATCTGGGTACGAAAAAAGACATTAATTTTTACGGAAAGATATACTACCAGTTTACGGAAAAATTAAATGCTTTTGCAGACCTGCAGTACCGCCATGTCAACCACCGGATTGCTGGTCAGGATAACGATCTGGTGGCGTTACATTTCGATAAGAGTTTCTCTTTCCTGAATCCTAAGGCGGGAGTTAATTATCAACTGTCTGCTCAGAGCTCGGTTTATGCTTCTTACAGTATCGGCAACCGGGAGCCAAACCGCGATGACATTGCTTCGTCCGTCACAGGCATGTTCCCTACCAGCGAATCCATGCAGGATGTGGAGGCCGGGTTTCGTACCCAGCATGGGAAACTGGCGTTTGCGGCCAATTACTATTTGATGTACTATAAAAACCAGCTGGTACTTACAGGACAGATTAACGACGTGGGAAACTCCATCCGTGTCAACGTCCCTAAAAGCTATCGTATGGGTATTGAACTTGAAGGGGCAGTCGCCATCAATAAACATCTGAAATGGAATGTAAATGCCACTTTCAGTCAGAACAAGATCCGTAACTTTACCGAGTATATTGTGGATTATGATAATGGCGGTTATAAGACCATCAGTCATGGGAAATCCGATATATCCTTTTCCCCGAATGTTATTGCTGGTAGCCAGTTCAGTTTTACACCTGCCAAAAATCTGGAACTTACCTTGCTGAGCAAGTATGTAAGCAGGCAATATCTGGACAATACTACCGATAAGACTCGCCAGTTGGATGCCTACTTCACCAATGATGTCAGGTTTTCCTATGCTGTTAAACCCGGATGGGCGAAAGAAATATCCTTCAATCTGTTGATCAATAACATCTTTAATGAACGTTACGAGTCCAATGGCTATACCTATAATTATCTGGCGGGTGGAGCGGTCACCCAGGAAAACTTTTACTTCCCACAGGCAGGAACAAATTTTCTGATAGGGATGAATTTTAAATTTTAACACTTTTAAAGGCGCACCGCGGAGTAAGTGTTTCCGGTGCGTCTTTTTTTATCTTTAACCGACCTCCTGAAAATAGCCTAATTATTAATTTAAATAGTTCTAAAAATTAACCATACGATAAGTTAACGGGCTGTAAATTAGGTTTTTAATGATAAAATTGTAAATTGCTTAACGCGCCTCCCGGCTGAGAATTTCTACCTAAGATAGATTTTCCATCGTTATGAAAAATTTTACAATTTTTACAGCCTATGTCCTTGTGATATTTGCAGGATTATGGCATCATGAAATGTGGCGGGACGAACTCCAGGCCTGGAACCTGGTCCTGCACACAGTGAATCTGATTGACGTTTTCAGCAATACCCGATACGAGGGGCATCCCGTTCTGTGGTTCTACGTCATCTGGCCATTGGCACAGCTAACTTCCTCTCCTGTGGCCATTCAAGGCATTAATCTCATCATGGCGGCGGTTACGGCCTACCTTATTGTGTTTAAGAGCCCCTTCCGCGATTTTGAAAAAATCCTCATACTTTCCGGATATTATTTCCTGTACGAGTATTCGGTGATCAGCCGAAACTATATGATTGGTGTGATGCTTCTGCTGCTCATTGCATCGCTGTGGCATAAGAAAGATGCAGCCCTCGTGTTATCGGGCGTCCTGATTCTGCTGCTGTTTCAGACCAATGCTTTCATGGCTGCCATTGCCGCTGCCATATCACTGGTACTCTTGCTGCGGTTAAGCCGGCAAGGCAAACTGGAAACTTCCCAAAGTAAAGCATTCATGTGCATCATTACTGCCGGGGCGGCGTTGTTTGTTTTTACCACCCGTACACCGCACGACAGCTCGTACGCCAGCACATGGCACGTCACTTTTGATCCCGGGCGCTGTTCTGCGGTTCTGGGCAATGTGTTCAAAGGGCTTTTTCCGCTTTCCGACTTCACCAGGAATTTCTGGGAAGGGTATCACCTCATTCAAAATAATCATTTTCATGCGATAGCGGGCATTTTGTTGTGCGCTATTGTTTATTTCCTGTTCAGAAAATCCGTTTACTCATCGGTTTTCATTGTTGCAGCATTCGGGTTTATCATGGGGCTGATGTACCTCAAAATCATC
This portion of the Dyadobacter sp. CECT 9275 genome encodes:
- a CDS encoding TonB-dependent receptor, with the translated sequence MRKVTTYLNVLLFSALICISASAQHTITGRVTDATDGKPLPGASVKAGEIRGTNTGENGTFNLRNIPDDIHILEVSYVGYQTVKLDMTGKTQLDIRLAKSTYQADEVIISATRVNSKSAMAFTNVTADAIDKQNLGQDLPVLLNFTPSLVSTSDAGGGVGYTGIRIRGSDATRINVTVNGIPYNDAESQGVYWVNMPDFASSVSSIQIQRGVGTSTNGAGAFGASVNVNTNTFRQEAYAELNNAYGSFNTFKNTLKLGTGLIKDQFTFDARLSRISSDGFVDRATSELHSYYLSGGYFGKKSFVRVNVFSGKERTYQSWNGTPEAKLRGDRAGILAYIDRNGVGEKDAENLLNANNRTYNYYTYKNEVDNYRQDHYQVVSSHALGNNLTFNLNAFLVRGLGYYEQYRSQDKYSNYNLPDVVIGGDTLSRTDFIRRRWLDNYFYGTTFSLDYNSYKKLTASFGGGWNQYDGEHYGQVIWARNAGNIGSEHQYYYNLGTKKDINFYGKIYYQFTEKLNAFADLQYRHVNHRIAGQDNDLVALHFDKSFSFLNPKAGVNYQLSAQSSVYASYSIGNREPNRDDIASSVTGMFPTSESMQDVEAGFRTQHGKLAFAANYYLMYYKNQLVLTGQINDVGNSIRVNVPKSYRMGIELEGAVAINKHLKWNVNATFSQNKIRNFTEYIVDYDNGGYKTISHGKSDISFSPNVIAGSQFSFTPAKNLELTLLSKYVSRQYLDNTTDKTRQLDAYFTNDVRFSYAVKPGWAKEISFNLLINNIFNERYESNGYTYNYLAGGAVTQENFYFPQAGTNFLIGMNFKF